Genomic DNA from uncultured Desulfuromusa sp.:
TGGTTATTATCGGCTCTGGTTTTGCAGGTCTTGCTGCTGCAATTCAGGCGAAAAAACTGGGCGCAAAAGATGTTGTCATTTATGACAAGATGGCTTTCTTTGGTGGTAACTCAGCGGTCAATGGTGGTTTGTTTGGTGTTCCAGAATCGCCTCTGCAGAAAAAAGAAGGCGTCAAAGATTCTCCTGAAATTATGGTTAATGACCAGCTAAAATCAGGTCGTGGTGTGGCAGATAGTGAATTGCTGACACATATCGCCAAAAGAGCTAAAGAAGCTTTGCAAATGACTCTCGATGCTGGTGTTGAATTTTTTCCGTATCTGCAACAGTTGGGTGGCCATTCAGTCCCTAGAACCTATCAGACAACCGTTGCTTGTGGCGCCGGCATCACCCAACCTCTGATCAAAGAATGTCACAGACTTGGTGTGCGCCTTGTTAACAGAGCAAAATTTGAAAGTTTGATCTTTGATGATAAAGGCAGAGTTGAAGGTGCCGTTATCCGTGAGGGTTATTACTTTGGACGTGATAAAGAAGGATCTCCGATCAATGTTCGCTCTAAATATGGTGTTTTGATCGCTACGGGCGGTTTCGCCCGCAATGTTGGTCTGCGTTCAGCACAAGATCCTACCTTAACCGCAGAAGTGGGCTCAACGAATGTCGCGCATGCCACAGGTGAAGGTCTCTTGGAGCTGTTTGATGTCGGTGCTGTGCCAGTTCATATGGCATATATTCAAACTGGACCATGGGCGTCTCCAGATGAGGATGGTTTTGGTTACGTTTCTAACTACTCTATTTACAATTTTGCCCATTCTATCTCGGTATTCCCTAAAACCGGAAAACGCTTTATGAATGAGATTGCAGACCGGAAGACCCGTGCAGATGCTGAACTCATGTGTCGTGACGATAATGGCAAGCCAATGCCGCCTGTGACTATCACGAGTTATGAACACGCCAAAGAACATCCGACCATGAAAAAGGTTCTCAAGTATGGTGTTGGTTGGAAGTTCGATACTGTTGAAGAGTTAGCCAAGCACTTCGATATTCCAGTCAAGGCTCTTAAGAAACAGATTGAAGAATACAACGGCTATGTCAAATCGGGTGTTGATGAGCAATTTGGTAAGCCGATGAAGAAGGCTAAAGGTAAATATCTGAAAGCACCATTTGTGACGGTACGTAATTGGCCGAAAGTCCATTATTGTCAAGGTGGCGCTAAAATTGATGTTCAGGCCCGTGTTATCGATTCAGCAACCTGGAAACCCATTCCTGGCCCTCTATGCTGCCGGAGAAGTTGCAGGTGGTATTCACGGTGTCAGCCGACTGGGAAGTTGTTCGATTCCTGACTGCATGGTCATGGGAATGACTGCGGTTGAAACTATGATGAAGGCCTAAATAGTTACCATCCGGAAACTCCAGATGGTAACGCGTAGGTTTTCAGATTGGAAACGAGCAATTTTTCGTTGTGGCAAGGAAATCAAGGGATTGTGCGGAGGCGTAGTACTTTACGCCGCACAAGCAAGCCCGTAGATTGACGCCGCCACGACGGAAAAGGGCCGTTTCCGGATGAAAACTAAATAGAGTCGATAAGGAGAAAATATGATGTCATATACTAAAGGGTTAATGTTCGCTGTGCTGCTCGTCTTTATTGCCTGTACGGTTCAGGCTTCGGAGACACTTAAGCAGTATGATGGGATTCAAGGCAGAAGCTATCATGCCGATCTTTATGACGGTAGGTCCTGTGATTCCTGCCACGACAGCAAAAAACCAATGAACTTTCCGGCAGATGATGCCTGCCTTTCTTGTCATGATCTTGATGAGTTGGTCAAAGAAACTGCTCGCCCTGAGGGTGAAGAAAAGCAGAACCCACACAACAACTTGCACTATGGGAAAGATGTTCCCTGTATGGAATGTCACGGTGAGCACGAATCACGTAAGCCCCTGTGCCAGGGATGCCATTCGTTTCATTATGATAAATTCAAGGAATAGTTAGCCCACACAGAGACCGCAATCGTATAGAAACTTGTATGATTGCGGTTTTTTGTTTTTCAGCTGTAAGTGAAGGAGAGAAATGATGTTCGGACTTGGAACGCAGGAGCTGTTGATTGTTATGGTGCTGGTCATGATTGTTTTCGGTGCGGGGAAGCTGCCACAAGTCGGCTCCTCCCTTGGTAAGGGAATCCGTAATTTCAAGCAGGGTGTCAATGAAACCGACGAAGAGGCTCTCTAGCCTGAGGTGACGCTGGTTGATATCGAGTGCTGCGTCAAGAGCTAATCGGTCCTTGTGCTGAGAGTTCGCTGTCCACCGCTGTGCCGGTTTGCCCTGCTCCGATGTCCTGTTTCTTTTCTGTCAGAAATGGTTTAAGTAAATCAATGGGCATCGGGAACAGGATGGTTGAGTTTTTTTCGGCGGCAATCTCGGTCATGGTCTGCAAAAACCGCAGTTGCAATGCTCCCGATTGCGAGGCGATCTGTTTTGCTGCTTTAGCGAGGTTCGCTGATGCCTCGAATTCTCCGGTTGCATGGATGACTTTTGCACGTCTTTCCCGTTCCGATTCTGCTTGTCTGGCCATAGCCCTCTGCATCTCGGTGGGTAAATCGACGTGTTTGATTTCGACATTAGAGATTTTTACTCCCCAAGGGTCGGTCTGACGGTCGAGAATCTCTTGCAGGTTATGATTGATTTTATCGCGTTGTCCCAGAAGATCATCAAGTTCAACTTGCCCTAATACGCTGCGTAGAGATGTTTGAGCCAGTTGGCTGGTTGCATAGAGATAGTTGTCTACCTCTATCAGAGCTTTTTCCGGTTGTATGACCCGGAAATAGAGAACCGCGTTGACTTTGACGGAGACATTGTCGCGGGTAATGATGTCCTGTGGCGGAACATCCATAGCGATGGTGCGCATGTTAATCTTCTTCATCTGATCAATGATGGGAATGATGAACTTCAGTCCCGGGCCTTTGACTCCTGAAAAACGGCCAAGACGAAAGACGACTCCGCGCTCGTATTCAAGCAGAATCCGGATTGCAGAAGCGATGATCAGAATGATGAATGCCAATGCGATGATCCAGAAAAATCCAAAACCTAATCCAAACATGATTAAACCTCCTCGGGTTCAATAGCTTCAACTTGTAACTTAAGACCATCCATGACTTTTATGATTTGAATTTTGGTTCCTGCCGGTAACGGTTGAATGCTACAGGCTTGCCAGTATTCACCATGGACAAAAACAATCCCGCTGCTGTTGATGGGATCAATCGCTATGCCGATTTCTCCGATCATCCCTTCCTGTCCTGATGTCACCGGACGTCGCTGAGTTCGGATGACCATTCCGGTGGCGAGAAGGAAAAAACCGGCACTGACTGTAACAGTCGCAGCAATAAGGGCCCGGGAAATCTGCAGGTAAGGGTCACTGCTGTCGACTAGCATTAAAGATCCCAGAGTCATGGCTATGATGCCTCCAATGGCCAGCATTCCGTAGGAGACCACCTTGATTTCAAGAATGAACAGAACGATGGCCAGGATGATCAGTAAAACACCGACATAGTTAATCGGCAGGGATGAAAAAGCAAACAGTGCCAGCAGGATGGCAATGGCACCAATGGCCCCGGGAAGGATGACTCCCGGCTGAGAAATTTCAAAAAATATCCCAATGATACCCAGCATCATTAACAGGTAGGCAATATTCGGGTTGCTGAGGGTATTGAGAATCTTTTGCCGCCAATTCATGTCGATCTGTTGCAGGGTCATTCCTTGAGTTGTGAAAACCAATATTTTTCCGTCGCGGATATACTTGTAGTTATTTAATTTTGTCAGGAGATGGTCCGTGTTATCTGCAATCAGGTCGATAACTGATAGTTCGAAGGCCTCCTCTGCAGAAATTGAGACACTTTCCCGCACAGCCTGTTCGGCCCAATCCTGGTTGCGACCGCGCTTTTGTGCCAGGCCTCTGGCATAGGCAGCGGCATCATTTTCCACTTTCTCCATCATGGTGCTGTCAGCTTGTTTTCCCGGGCCAATTGCAACCGGGTGGGCCGCACCAATATTGGTGCCCGGGGCCATGACCGCAAAATCGGCGGCAAGGGCAATGAGGGCTCCAGCCGATGCTGCACGTGCTCCTGCCGGTGCGATATAAACGATGACCGGGATCGTTGAATTTAATTCTGCCTGGATAATCTCCCGCATCGCCGAATCGAGACCACCGGGGGTGTCAATCTGAATGAGTATGGCCGGCTCCGCTTGCTGGTTGGCGATTGCAATCTGTTGTGAAATAAATGCAGCAGTGACCGGATTGATGGAGGCGGCAATATGCAGATGGCGAATCTCTTTCTGTGCAGCGCTACCGGAGTGCCCCGGAGGCCCTATTATCAGGAAAACAGCCGTAAGAATGGAGAAGACAAGTTTACACATATCTCTATCTTAGCGTTGATTTGTGCGCTGTCAATTTCATCATGATCGTTACTGAATTCAAAAATAAGTAAAAAATCTAAAGAAGTTGTTGCTTTGTGGCGATGAAACAAATAAACTACCAGATTATTTTAAATGGGTCCCACCTGAAGGTGTCGGGAATAACTGAGTTTTTTGAAATCAAATATTTTGCAGCGGGTGCCGGAATTCTCTGGGCACCCTCTTTGTATTTAAAGTGCCGGGGTGAAATACTGGTAAGCTTTCTTTTTCACAGGTGAATCTATGAATCTCAAAGAACAACTTATGCAGGACATGAAGGAGGCGATGAAAGCCAAACAGTCTGATCGCCTTGGAACGATTCGTCAGTTGCGCAGTGCCATCAAAAATAAAGAGATTGAGGCTCGGCAAGAGCTTGATGATAATGGCATTCTCGGCGTGATCAGTACGGCAGTGAAACAGCGCCGTGAAGCCGCACAGATGTACAGCGATAATGGTCGCCCCGAGTTGGCAGCTAAAGAGGATGCTGAACTGGCGGTTTTGCAGCAGTACCTTCCTGCACAGTTAAGTGAAGCCGAGGTTCGCGATATTGTGGCTGCAGTGATTGCAGAAACCGGCGCAACATCAATGAAAGATATGGGCAAGGTGATGCCGCAGGTTATGGCAAAAACTAAAGGCTTTGCCGATGGTAAAATTGTCAATCAGCTGGTGCGGGAACTTCTGGCGGGATAGTGGTGGGGTGATCCTTGGGACTGATTGATATTGTCATTTTAGCGATTCTCTGTTTCTTCCTTTTAAAAGGTATATTCAGGGGGTTACTGAAGGAAGTTTGCTCGTTGCTCGGTCTGGTTCTGGGTGGGGTATTTGCTTTTACTTTCCACTTGCCACTTGCGCAACTGCTTCAGGATTCTTTCAACTTACCTGCTCAATTGTGTGTCTGGGGTTCATTTCTTGCTATTTTTCTGCTTCTGGTTTTCCTTTTTGCTGTTATCGGTTTTGTTCTCAACCGTTTTGTCAAACTGATCTTTCTGGGGGGATTTAATCGTTTAGCCGGTGCCATGTTTGGAATTATTCAAGGGGTTGTTATTTTATCCATGATTGTTCTTGCGCTTAACTCATCAGCCGCTCCTGAAGTTGTCAGGAGTAAAATCCGGACATCGCAGTTGGCGCCACCGTTTGCCGCCTTGGGAGCGTCAATTTTTTCCGGAAGCCGAAGTTTGATTGGGCGATAGCCAGGCCATGATCTGTCATGATGCGGCAATGCAAAGGCTTGAGTATCCCCGTTTAAAGGGACTCCTGGCTGGCCAGACTCAGTCGGAGCCGGGCCGTTTGCTTGCAGAACAATTAAGCCCATTGTCCGATCAGGCCGATATTGAAACAGCCCTGACTGAGGTGGATGAAGCGGTTCTGTGGCTTAACGATGGTCAGATGCCATCCCTTGGTGGTTGTTGGGATTTGCGCGGGGTGCTGGGGCTGATTAAAGCCGAGGGCAGTCTGGTAGCAACTGAGGACCTTCTGAAAGTTTCTCAGTCGTTGCGAGTTATGGAGGATTGTCGCTTCTGGTTTAAAGCGCAAAGTCAAAAGCTTTTTTTATCGACGTTGGCTCTTGAAATCAAGCCCCTCACTGAGTTGCAACGTCGTTTACGTGACTCGATTGGGTCGCGCGGCGAACTGCTGGATAGTGCCTCATTTGTCTTAGGTGACCTGCGTTATCAGATTCGCCAGACACGCAGCCGCATTAAACAGCAGTTGGACCAGCTGTTGACGGGAGATCATTCTGCCGGGTTGTTTCAGGAACGCCTGATAACAATTCGTAACAATCGCTATGTTGTGCCGCTAAAAAGTGATTGCCGTGGGCAGCTGAAGGGTTTTGTTCAGGATGAATCGGCCAGCGGACAAACCCTTTATCTGGAACCTTCGCAAGTTCTTGAGGGAAATAATCGCCTGCAGCAATTGGCCCGTGAAGAGCAGCGGGAAGAGCGGCGTATTTTACTTGAACTGGCAGGTTTGGTTCGCCGGGATACGGCTGTTCTGCAGACTAATCAGCAAGCACTGGCCAGGATTGACCTCCGCTTTGCAGCAGGGCGGTTGTCACGTCATTATCAGGGATGTCGGCCGGAGTTGGTCAGTGATTCGATAGTAGAACTGAAACAAGCTCGTCATCCTTTATTGATGGAGGTTGAGGGTCGCTTTGACCTTGCTGCTGCTGTTGAAATTGATGTGTTGTTGGGGGCTGAATGCCGGGCTCTTGTCATCAGTGGTCCGAATACGGGAGGGAAGTCGGTTGCCCTGAAAACATTGGGCTTGTTGCTGTTGATGGTGCGATCAGGATTGCATATCCCCTGTCATCCTGATAGTCGCTTGCATCTTTATCAGCGCCTGTATGTTGATATCGGCGATGAACAAAGTATTTCACAGAATTTGTCAACTTTTTCAGGACACTTGCTGAAAATGCGGGATATTCTGGAACAGGCAGATTCTGAAACTCTGGTTCTGCTTGATGAGGCGGGGACGGGAACGGATCCTGCGGAGGGAGCTGCTCTGGTACAGGCTGTCCTTGACCAGCTTTGCCGCCAGGGAGCCAAGACGCTTCTGACCACTCATCTTGGGCAGTTGAAACATTTTGCTCACGGTCAGCCCGCAATTGAAAATGCGGCGGTAGAATTCGACCCCGAAACCCTGGCTCCGACGTATCGACTTCGTTATGGAATACCCGGGGCGAGTAGCGCCCTGACAACAGCTAAGCGTTTAGGTTTGCCTCAACATGTTCTTCAGCGTGCAATTCAGTATCTGGGGCAGGAAGAGCATGACCATAGTGCGCTGTTATCAAAGTTGAATAGCAGGCAACAAGAGCTGGATCAGGAACTCGCTCTGGCTCGGCGTTTGAAGGTTGAGGCTGACTCAGCCCAGCAGTTGCGCAAGCAGCAATTACAACAACTTAAGGAGAAAAAAAGAGAAATTCTTGCTCGGGCGACCCGGCAAGCTGATGATTTGATTGCTGCAACTGAATCGCGAATGAAGATCTTGCGAAAAAGAAAACCCGGATCGGTGTCGCCGCAACAGGCCATTGATGAAAAACAGCAGCTTTCTGCAGCAAGGGATGAACTCTCTCCATTTAAACCGCAACCAAAGCGCTCAGGAGTTGTTCCTGTGAAGTTGGCGGTCGGAGAGCTGGTGTTGATTTCTGCCTTGAGAGTTGAAGCGCAGGTTGAACGTATGCAAGGGACGAAAATTGATTTACTGGTCGGAGGCAAGCGAATGCGTCAGCCTCTTGAGGCTCTGGAGCAGTTCAGCCCCCGTCGCTTTGTTACGATATCCAATGATGGTGGTCATGTCTCACGGAAAATGGTGGATCGGCAGATCGGCACGCAAATCAAACTGATTGGACAGCGGGTCGATGAAGCACTGGCCCAGCTGGGACGCTTCATTGATGATGCAACGTTAAATAATTTGCAGCAGGTTGAAATTATTCATGGTTCAGGAGAAGGGATCCTGCGCCGTGCTGTACGGGAATATCTGGCTGGTGAGGCCGGGGTGACAGCTTTTTATGCGGCGCCGATAGCTCAGGGTGGGGATAATATAACCATCGTTGAATTGAGAGAATAGCCAATGTCCGGGCAAATTTCAGAGAGTAAAATCAATGAAATTCGTGAGCGAACCGATATTGTTGAATTGATTTCTCAATATGTCAGTTTGAAACACTCCGGGGCGAATCACACGGGGCTTTGTCCTTTTCATTCGGAAAAAACTCCATCGTTCAGCGTGAATTCCGCCCGGCAGTTTTTCCATTGCTTCGGTTGCGGCGTTGGTGGCGATGTTTTTTCTTTTCTGATGAAAACTGAAGGGCTGGTTTTCCCTGATGCAGTGAGATTGCTGGCAGAACGAGCCGGGGTCGAATTGGAAGAGCATATTCCGACACCGGAAGAAGAGCAGCGGGAACGTCAGCGAGAACGACTCTATCGGGTCAATGAGGTGGCCGCAGCCTATTTTCACCAGTTGCTGATGGAACATCCGTCCGGTGAGCCCGCGCGACAGTATATGAAACTTCGTGGCTATGGGCGTAAAGCCTCAGGAGAATACCAGATAGGCTATGCTCTAGATTCCTGGGATGGGCTGAGAACCCACTTAGAAGAACAGGGGCTTGCAGCTGATGATGCCCGCATCTTGGGATTGTTACGGCCGGGTAAACAGGATCGTGGTGATTACGATCTGTTCCGGGGGAGGCTGATTTTTCCGGTTTATGATTTATCGGGTCGGATTGTCGCTTTTGCCGGCCGGGTTCTGGACGATAGTAAGCCTAAATATATTAATTCACCGGAATCGCCTGTTTATCATAAAGGGCGGATTTTGTTTGGCCTGTATCAGGCGCGGCAAGCCATGCGACAGTGTGGAGAGGTCCTTTTGGTTGAAGGATACTTTGATCAGCTGGCATTGTATCGAGCAGGATTTCCTCAGGTTGTGGCGACCTGTGGGACGGCACTGACCTCGGATCATGCGCAACTTCTGAAGCGTTATGTTCAGCGGGTTGTGCTGTTGTTTGATCAGGATGCTGCAGGAAAAAAAGCGACTTTTAAAGCGATGACTGTGTTGCAGGAGGAGGGAATTCCTGCCGCGGTGATTGAGTTACCAAAAGGTGAGGATCCTGATTCTTTTATTCAAATGGCCGGCAAGGATGCTTTTCGGGCTCGACTTGAAAAAGCGCGTTCAGCTATGGATCTTTTTATGGAAGATGTTCTTACCGAAGCCGGCAATGGTATCGAGCAGAAGGTTAGAGCCGCCGAACAGATTGTGGAACAGATTTCAAAACTGAGTAGTGAGCTGGAACAGGACCTTTATTTGAAAGAACTGGCTCAGCGTAGCGGTATTGACCTGGAACAGTTGAAGCAGGTGAATAGAAGGATTGTTGGACGGGTTCAACAACACAAGAATACCTTCTCAGCACCTCCGGTAGAGAGTTATCCTCTTCCCGAACCTCCTTTGCCGGAAGAACGACATGAACAGCATTTACAGCCGGCCAAGGAAAGTGGGTCAATGCCGGATTGGAGTCGTTCCGAAGAAACGTTGTTGTGTCTTTTGCTGCAG
This window encodes:
- a CDS encoding flavocytochrome c, translating into MKKAKEHQEGRRKFLVGMGVASVAATATLASPMLSSAGQCSGVKWDQEHEVVIIGSGFAGLAAAIQAKKLGAKDVVIYDKMAFFGGNSAVNGGLFGVPESPLQKKEGVKDSPEIMVNDQLKSGRGVADSELLTHIAKRAKEALQMTLDAGVEFFPYLQQLGGHSVPRTYQTTVACGAGITQPLIKECHRLGVRLVNRAKFESLIFDDKGRVEGAVIREGYYFGRDKEGSPINVRSKYGVLIATGGFARNVGLRSAQDPTLTAEVGSTNVAHATGEGLLELFDVGAVPVHMAYIQTGPWASPDEDGFGYVSNYSIYNFAHSISVFPKTGKRFMNEIADRKTRADAELMCRDDNGKPMPPVTITSYEHAKEHPTMKKVLKYGVGWKFDTVEELAKHFDIPVKALKKQIEEYNGYVKSGVDEQFGKPMKKAKGKYLKAPFVTVRNWPKVHYCQGGAKIDVQARVIDSATWKPIPGPLCCRRSCRWYSRCQPTGKLFDS
- a CDS encoding cytochrome c3 family protein gives rise to the protein MMSYTKGLMFAVLLVFIACTVQASETLKQYDGIQGRSYHADLYDGRSCDSCHDSKKPMNFPADDACLSCHDLDELVKETARPEGEEKQNPHNNLHYGKDVPCMECHGEHESRKPLCQGCHSFHYDKFKE
- a CDS encoding twin-arginine translocase TatA/TatE family subunit; this encodes MMFGLGTQELLIVMVLVMIVFGAGKLPQVGSSLGKGIRNFKQGVNETDEEAL
- a CDS encoding slipin family protein: MFGLGFGFFWIIALAFIILIIASAIRILLEYERGVVFRLGRFSGVKGPGLKFIIPIIDQMKKINMRTIAMDVPPQDIITRDNVSVKVNAVLYFRVIQPEKALIEVDNYLYATSQLAQTSLRSVLGQVELDDLLGQRDKINHNLQEILDRQTDPWGVKISNVEIKHVDLPTEMQRAMARQAESERERRAKVIHATGEFEASANLAKAAKQIASQSGALQLRFLQTMTEIAAEKNSTILFPMPIDLLKPFLTEKKQDIGAGQTGTAVDSELSAQGPISS
- a CDS encoding nodulation protein NfeD; the protein is MCKLVFSILTAVFLIIGPPGHSGSAAQKEIRHLHIAASINPVTAAFISQQIAIANQQAEPAILIQIDTPGGLDSAMREIIQAELNSTIPVIVYIAPAGARAASAGALIALAADFAVMAPGTNIGAAHPVAIGPGKQADSTMMEKVENDAAAYARGLAQKRGRNQDWAEQAVRESVSISAEEAFELSVIDLIADNTDHLLTKLNNYKYIRDGKILVFTTQGMTLQQIDMNWRQKILNTLSNPNIAYLLMMLGIIGIFFEISQPGVILPGAIGAIAILLALFAFSSLPINYVGVLLIILAIVLFILEIKVVSYGMLAIGGIIAMTLGSLMLVDSSDPYLQISRALIAATVTVSAGFFLLATGMVIRTQRRPVTSGQEGMIGEIGIAIDPINSSGIVFVHGEYWQACSIQPLPAGTKIQIIKVMDGLKLQVEAIEPEEV
- a CDS encoding GatB/YqeY domain-containing protein: MNLKEQLMQDMKEAMKAKQSDRLGTIRQLRSAIKNKEIEARQELDDNGILGVISTAVKQRREAAQMYSDNGRPELAAKEDAELAVLQQYLPAQLSEAEVRDIVAAVIAETGATSMKDMGKVMPQVMAKTKGFADGKIVNQLVRELLAG
- a CDS encoding CvpA family protein, producing the protein MGLIDIVILAILCFFLLKGIFRGLLKEVCSLLGLVLGGVFAFTFHLPLAQLLQDSFNLPAQLCVWGSFLAIFLLLVFLFAVIGFVLNRFVKLIFLGGFNRLAGAMFGIIQGVVILSMIVLALNSSAAPEVVRSKIRTSQLAPPFAALGASIFSGSRSLIGR
- a CDS encoding endonuclease MutS2, with amino-acid sequence MGDSQAMICHDAAMQRLEYPRLKGLLAGQTQSEPGRLLAEQLSPLSDQADIETALTEVDEAVLWLNDGQMPSLGGCWDLRGVLGLIKAEGSLVATEDLLKVSQSLRVMEDCRFWFKAQSQKLFLSTLALEIKPLTELQRRLRDSIGSRGELLDSASFVLGDLRYQIRQTRSRIKQQLDQLLTGDHSAGLFQERLITIRNNRYVVPLKSDCRGQLKGFVQDESASGQTLYLEPSQVLEGNNRLQQLAREEQREERRILLELAGLVRRDTAVLQTNQQALARIDLRFAAGRLSRHYQGCRPELVSDSIVELKQARHPLLMEVEGRFDLAAAVEIDVLLGAECRALVISGPNTGGKSVALKTLGLLLLMVRSGLHIPCHPDSRLHLYQRLYVDIGDEQSISQNLSTFSGHLLKMRDILEQADSETLVLLDEAGTGTDPAEGAALVQAVLDQLCRQGAKTLLTTHLGQLKHFAHGQPAIENAAVEFDPETLAPTYRLRYGIPGASSALTTAKRLGLPQHVLQRAIQYLGQEEHDHSALLSKLNSRQQELDQELALARRLKVEADSAQQLRKQQLQQLKEKKREILARATRQADDLIAATESRMKILRKRKPGSVSPQQAIDEKQQLSAARDELSPFKPQPKRSGVVPVKLAVGELVLISALRVEAQVERMQGTKIDLLVGGKRMRQPLEALEQFSPRRFVTISNDGGHVSRKMVDRQIGTQIKLIGQRVDEALAQLGRFIDDATLNNLQQVEIIHGSGEGILRRAVREYLAGEAGVTAFYAAPIAQGGDNITIVELRE
- the dnaG gene encoding DNA primase, producing MSGQISESKINEIRERTDIVELISQYVSLKHSGANHTGLCPFHSEKTPSFSVNSARQFFHCFGCGVGGDVFSFLMKTEGLVFPDAVRLLAERAGVELEEHIPTPEEEQRERQRERLYRVNEVAAAYFHQLLMEHPSGEPARQYMKLRGYGRKASGEYQIGYALDSWDGLRTHLEEQGLAADDARILGLLRPGKQDRGDYDLFRGRLIFPVYDLSGRIVAFAGRVLDDSKPKYINSPESPVYHKGRILFGLYQARQAMRQCGEVLLVEGYFDQLALYRAGFPQVVATCGTALTSDHAQLLKRYVQRVVLLFDQDAAGKKATFKAMTVLQEEGIPAAVIELPKGEDPDSFIQMAGKDAFRARLEKARSAMDLFMEDVLTEAGNGIEQKVRAAEQIVEQISKLSSELEQDLYLKELAQRSGIDLEQLKQVNRRIVGRVQQHKNTFSAPPVESYPLPEPPLPEERHEQHLQPAKESGSMPDWSRSEETLLCLLLQNHVSHKKILMAGGLALFNHQEARDVAEILLEKSTDSGLDLATLADELAPDKVRLLTALSLLDKGQFDEGVDEVFSGCLEGLQRELKKRQRQESIDKLRKLEQGGDTGTMKDANNLLKQFKNLK